A genomic segment from Lignipirellula cremea encodes:
- a CDS encoding SUMF1/EgtB/PvdO family nonheme iron enzyme, whose amino-acid sequence MLTETALLQEIVAHPHEEDLWLVFADWLEDRGDPRGELVRLRHGLTRSIEVEGRAGKESRLQELLAAGVEPITPTRTNSIGMKLSLIPPGKFLMGSPASEKNRMEWEDQVAVTLTRAFYLGETEVTQAQWKAVMGAEPWRDDDDDFQEGPEYPATYVSWDDAVAFCRNLTKQEHSAGRLAQGWRYALPTEAQWEYACRAGTTTAYSFGDDPALLGDYAWFIENAWDLGEEYAHEVRLKKPNAWNLYDMHGNACEWCADYWHHREIPNLSPQSDPTGPTEDLGRVLRSGCGYKEAHYCRSSFRDGTLPTDRGDSLTFRLAAIPTE is encoded by the coding sequence GTGTTGACCGAAACGGCGTTACTGCAGGAAATCGTCGCGCACCCCCATGAGGAAGATCTGTGGCTGGTCTTCGCCGACTGGCTGGAGGATCGCGGCGACCCGCGCGGCGAACTGGTGCGGCTGCGGCACGGATTGACTCGCAGCATTGAAGTCGAAGGCCGCGCTGGTAAAGAGTCGCGGCTGCAGGAGCTGTTGGCGGCGGGCGTTGAGCCGATCACGCCGACGAGGACCAATTCCATCGGGATGAAGCTGTCGTTGATTCCGCCGGGGAAGTTTCTGATGGGCAGCCCGGCGTCGGAAAAAAATCGCATGGAGTGGGAAGACCAGGTTGCCGTGACTCTGACGCGGGCCTTTTACCTGGGGGAAACAGAAGTCACCCAGGCGCAGTGGAAAGCGGTGATGGGCGCCGAGCCCTGGAGAGACGACGACGACGATTTCCAGGAAGGGCCAGAGTATCCTGCAACGTACGTCAGTTGGGATGATGCGGTGGCGTTTTGTAGGAACCTCACAAAGCAGGAGCATTCGGCAGGGCGCCTGGCCCAGGGTTGGCGCTACGCTTTACCGACCGAAGCGCAGTGGGAATACGCCTGCCGGGCTGGAACAACGACCGCCTACTCTTTCGGCGACGATCCGGCGTTGCTGGGCGATTATGCCTGGTTTATCGAAAACGCCTGGGACCTCGGCGAGGAGTATGCGCACGAAGTCCGCCTGAAGAAACCGAACGCCTGGAACCTGTACGACATGCACGGCAACGCTTGCGAATGGTGCGCCGACTACTGGCATCATCGCGAGATCCCGAATCTGTCGCCGCAGAGCGATCCCACGGGGCCCACCGAAGATCTGGGACGGGTGCTCCGGAGCGGATGTGGGTACAAGGAAGCTCACTACTGCCGGTCATCGTTCCGTGACGGGACGCTGCCGACGGATCGGGGCGATAGCCTGACCTTCCGCCTCGCCGCCATTCCAACAGAATAA
- a CDS encoding formylglycine-generating enzyme family protein codes for MIRKLLVCCLLLAFAGCAESAPAPQGGKYPTSRIEAGTPVWDGWPADGPPPAMVPFNADEAETHRQEWAAFLDLPVEPELKLAEDVRLKLRFIPPGQFLMGSTGSESFKEPHGGPVVVTISEGFYLGETEVTQAQWTAVMGTEPWSDDANIRQDPACAASCLCWADAVAFCEKLTRQEHAAGRLAEGWRYTLPTEAQWEYACRAGTLSTFYFGEDAGQLVDYAWFNRNTWYDDGPVAQPEEYAHAVGQKKPNAWGLYDMYGNVWEWNRDWQIGQLPGGIDPLVVTMGTHRSARGGSWDRGDKCCYSAFRFWISPEYGLSFTGFRVASVPSGQVEEEPVTAEREDASESP; via the coding sequence TTGATTCGCAAATTGCTCGTCTGTTGTCTGCTGCTGGCATTTGCCGGATGCGCGGAATCTGCCCCGGCGCCGCAGGGCGGGAAATACCCGACGTCGCGGATCGAAGCCGGAACGCCTGTCTGGGACGGCTGGCCGGCAGACGGTCCGCCGCCGGCGATGGTCCCGTTTAATGCAGATGAGGCCGAGACGCATCGCCAGGAATGGGCCGCCTTTCTGGATCTGCCGGTCGAGCCGGAACTGAAACTGGCGGAGGACGTCCGGCTGAAGCTGCGGTTCATTCCGCCCGGCCAGTTTTTGATGGGAAGCACTGGCTCGGAGTCTTTCAAGGAGCCCCACGGAGGCCCAGTCGTCGTCACGATCTCCGAGGGTTTTTACCTGGGAGAGACCGAAGTCACCCAGGCGCAGTGGACGGCCGTGATGGGCACGGAACCCTGGAGCGACGACGCCAATATCAGGCAGGATCCGGCCTGTGCGGCGAGCTGCCTTTGCTGGGCGGACGCCGTGGCGTTTTGCGAAAAGCTCACCAGGCAGGAACATGCGGCAGGGCGCCTGGCGGAGGGCTGGCGTTACACGTTGCCGACCGAAGCGCAGTGGGAATACGCCTGCCGCGCTGGAACCTTGTCGACGTTCTATTTTGGTGAAGACGCCGGGCAGCTGGTCGACTACGCCTGGTTTAACCGGAACACCTGGTATGACGACGGGCCCGTAGCGCAGCCCGAAGAATACGCCCATGCAGTCGGCCAGAAGAAGCCGAACGCCTGGGGCTTGTACGACATGTACGGAAATGTCTGGGAGTGGAACCGTGACTGGCAAATTGGCCAACTTCCCGGCGGGATCGATCCGCTGGTCGTGACAATGGGAACACACCGGAGCGCCCGCGGCGGAAGCTGGGACCGCGGCGACAAGTGCTGCTATTCGGCGTTCCGCTTCTGGATTTCCCCGGAATATGGTCTCAGCTTTACCGGCTTCCGCGTTGCCTCCGTTCCATCCGGCCAGGTTGAGGAGGAACCTGTTACTGCCGAGCGGGAAGACGCAAGCGAAAGCCCGTAG
- a CDS encoding tetratricopeptide repeat protein — MRNMFVSRDFALLCTALVVMGCGPASENHPTARLNSAAASTELPSPVELPSPVELPAPTGLPVPEENTIEDLIGPDAPSDLSKPAARLNHRIDFDGPDSPPAEAASTQEDANEHVRRGDEYVALGAHGKAVAEYTAAIRLDGDHAEAFRKRGDAWEAQGEHDRAIADFTETIRLQPERAYAFFVRGQIHGDQGDFDQAVADLTIAINLAPSSAYVRYLRAINYLKQHEYAKAITDLTAAIDRKPTDSEYHYLRASAWNGLGDYDRSIADCTEAIRLDSEHTNALLLRASINERVYKTDLAIADYTTLIRLRPTEATAWYGRGHGYEWKGEYDLAQSDLTEAIRLNPTEPTYYYARARTCYLAGEYDKAIADYGETLRLNPANPEAWFARGLAWQNQEEPEKAIADYSQAIHLNPAYSLALYSRAALYLDDSPEKAVTDLNEYIRLNPDEASGFVCRGIAYVNLEEADKAIDDLSTAIRIAPENAVAYFHRSRAYSQIKHNLKARADSVKYRELSKDE; from the coding sequence ATGCGCAACATGTTCGTTTCTCGCGACTTCGCTTTGCTCTGCACGGCCCTTGTCGTCATGGGCTGCGGGCCAGCGTCGGAGAATCATCCGACCGCGCGACTGAACAGCGCGGCCGCGTCCACAGAACTGCCCTCTCCCGTCGAACTGCCCTCTCCCGTCGAACTGCCTGCTCCCACAGGACTGCCTGTACCCGAAGAAAATACGATCGAAGACCTGATTGGTCCCGACGCGCCGAGCGACCTTTCGAAGCCGGCCGCCAGGCTCAACCACCGGATCGATTTCGACGGTCCAGATTCGCCCCCGGCAGAGGCCGCGTCGACGCAGGAAGATGCGAACGAGCATGTCCGCCGCGGCGATGAATATGTCGCTCTGGGAGCGCACGGTAAAGCAGTCGCCGAATATACGGCCGCGATCCGCCTGGACGGCGACCATGCCGAAGCCTTCCGCAAACGGGGCGACGCTTGGGAAGCTCAAGGCGAACATGACAGGGCCATCGCCGACTTCACGGAAACGATCCGACTGCAGCCGGAACGAGCGTACGCCTTTTTCGTTCGCGGTCAAATCCACGGAGACCAGGGCGACTTCGACCAGGCCGTGGCCGACCTGACGATCGCCATCAATCTGGCCCCCAGCAGCGCTTACGTCCGTTACTTGCGCGCGATCAACTACCTGAAACAGCATGAGTACGCCAAAGCGATTACCGACCTGACGGCAGCCATCGACCGGAAGCCGACCGACTCGGAGTACCATTATCTGCGCGCGTCGGCCTGGAATGGTCTTGGCGACTACGATCGGAGTATTGCCGACTGCACCGAGGCGATCCGCCTGGACAGCGAACACACCAACGCCCTGCTGCTTCGAGCCAGCATCAACGAACGCGTTTACAAAACCGACCTGGCCATTGCGGATTACACGACCCTTATTCGACTGCGCCCGACTGAAGCCACGGCCTGGTATGGTCGAGGACACGGCTACGAATGGAAGGGCGAATACGACTTGGCCCAGTCCGATCTCACCGAAGCGATCCGGCTGAATCCGACCGAGCCGACGTACTACTACGCCCGGGCCAGAACATGCTACCTGGCAGGCGAATACGACAAGGCGATCGCGGACTACGGGGAAACGCTACGCCTGAACCCCGCCAACCCCGAAGCCTGGTTTGCGCGGGGTCTCGCCTGGCAAAACCAGGAAGAACCGGAAAAAGCGATCGCCGATTATTCACAGGCGATCCATTTAAATCCCGCATACAGCCTCGCCCTGTATTCACGAGCCGCGCTTTACCTGGACGACTCTCCTGAGAAAGCAGTCACCGACCTCAACGAATACATCCGGCTGAACCCCGACGAAGCCAGTGGTTTCGTCTGTCGCGGCATTGCTTACGTCAACCTCGAGGAGGCCGACAAAGCGATCGACGATCTGTCCACGGCGATCCGCATCGCTCCCGAAAACGCAGTCGCCTATTTCCACCGCAGCCGCGCCTACAGCCAGATCAAGCACAACCTCAAAGCTCGGGCGGACTCCGTCAAGTATCGCGAACTCAGCAAAGACGAATAG
- a CDS encoding iron-containing redox enzyme family protein, protein MQIKTSIEKEAIMETLTTKTACGKNDQESLTPEEMEQRLYAAVDSHKFEESRFYKLVVKPKCPPALIARWAWAVHASATTFCAMLADLVETAPTTAARLTLLENLMEEEGIFLHASHGLVAKPEAKHCALSLRLAQACSQELEAPQGASDTIVKANRYIQEGRWLETVSFILVGQELRFARTSLLMYEVLKKKGFSEWDLAFLTVHGEADERHGREAIELVVDHALTREEQELALQAAEAGARHFFNTYN, encoded by the coding sequence TTGCAAATCAAAACGAGTATTGAAAAAGAGGCCATCATGGAAACTCTGACCACGAAAACCGCTTGCGGGAAAAATGATCAGGAAAGTCTTACGCCTGAGGAAATGGAGCAGCGACTGTATGCTGCCGTCGATTCCCATAAGTTTGAGGAATCGCGATTCTACAAACTGGTGGTTAAACCCAAGTGTCCCCCCGCGCTGATCGCCCGCTGGGCCTGGGCGGTGCATGCATCGGCGACCACGTTTTGCGCCATGCTGGCGGACCTGGTGGAAACGGCGCCGACGACTGCAGCGCGGTTAACTCTGCTTGAAAACCTGATGGAAGAGGAAGGGATTTTTCTTCACGCTTCACACGGTCTGGTCGCAAAGCCTGAAGCGAAACATTGCGCCCTGTCGCTGCGTTTGGCGCAAGCCTGCAGTCAAGAACTGGAAGCCCCCCAAGGCGCTTCAGATACCATTGTGAAGGCGAATCGCTATATCCAGGAAGGCCGATGGCTGGAAACGGTCTCCTTTATTCTCGTCGGGCAAGAGTTGCGATTTGCCAGGACGTCTCTGCTTATGTACGAGGTACTGAAAAAGAAAGGCTTCTCGGAATGGGATCTGGCCTTCCTCACCGTCCATGGCGAGGCGGATGAACGGCACGGGCGGGAAGCGATCGAGCTCGTCGTTGATCACGCGTTGACGAGAGAAGAACAGGAACTTGCCCTGCAGGCAGCGGAAGCCGGCGCCCGGCATTTTTTCAATACCTACAATTAG
- a CDS encoding radical SAM protein has protein sequence MAQVITDKESTLEQLQNAYCPTEIRYRPEDSPFQYLLADITHRCNMACRNCYIPVRNLPDLPVEWLYDVLGKLTRRHRIRLVGAEPTMREDLPEIIANVRQLGHIPIVLTNGLKLANPDYVSELKAAGLRTIYLSMNGGLRDDLYKAIDNLFCAERKLKALDHILENRMLPTIGMILVRGINDSHLPEFLRYLLSRGLRDIHLRSVGPMGDYIDVPPYDLEEMEAILRAALGDDASQLELSQAEGSSRDFRLGNAEIQLTQWPDLGSLSRGRIAPDGFLEPVFESFVANQNEY, from the coding sequence ATGGCGCAAGTGATTACCGACAAGGAGTCAACCCTGGAGCAGTTGCAGAATGCCTATTGCCCTACCGAAATCCGTTATCGGCCTGAAGACTCTCCGTTTCAATATCTGCTCGCCGATATTACACATCGCTGTAATATGGCCTGCCGAAACTGCTATATACCGGTCCGCAACCTTCCCGATCTTCCGGTCGAATGGTTGTACGATGTTCTCGGCAAACTGACTCGCCGCCATCGTATTCGACTCGTCGGCGCCGAACCGACGATGCGCGAGGATCTTCCCGAGATCATCGCCAACGTGCGGCAGCTTGGACACATTCCGATCGTCTTGACCAACGGACTCAAGCTGGCGAATCCTGACTATGTCAGCGAGCTCAAAGCAGCGGGCCTCCGCACGATCTATCTTTCGATGAATGGCGGTCTGCGGGATGACCTCTACAAGGCGATCGACAATCTGTTCTGTGCGGAACGCAAGCTAAAAGCTTTAGATCACATTCTTGAAAATCGTATGCTGCCAACGATTGGGATGATCCTGGTTCGAGGGATCAATGATTCCCACTTGCCAGAGTTTTTGCGGTATCTGCTCAGCAGAGGATTAAGAGATATTCATCTGCGCTCGGTGGGCCCGATGGGAGATTATATCGACGTTCCCCCGTACGATCTCGAGGAAATGGAAGCGATCCTGCGCGCCGCTTTGGGTGATGACGCGAGCCAGTTAGAACTGAGTCAAGCCGAGGGGTCGTCACGCGACTTTCGTTTAGGGAATGCGGAGATTCAGTTGACGCAATGGCCCGACCTGGGAAGCCTGAGTCGCGGTCGAATCGCTCCGGACGGCTTTCTCGAACCGGTGTTCGAAAGCTTTGTTGCAAATCAAAACGAGTATTGA
- a CDS encoding MBOAT family O-acyltransferase, giving the protein MNFASWSFVGLFLPAVLLAVYSVRGSRTRQWVLIVSSIAFYGLSGFENLIVLIFSLLANYAIGASLVNDAETRRLPRKLLLWGTIAANIACLLAFKWMAVVTAVGTGFRTASDILVPLALAFVTLQQIGFIVACEQGRIRQVKFADYAFFLFFFPQLIMGPIVRFRDIQRQLCEGSLAQLTTENLAIGLSIFCFGLAKKTLLADHLLIPVERIFAAAEWVHVPAIDAWFAVVGFQLQLFLDFSAYADMAIGLARIFGIDLPLNFDRPFEARDRFDLWRRWHISYVSFIRTHVFLPLVLRARAPVVVALALTGLISGVWHGLGWTFLLWGLLQAIILLVVHYRRKLFGYNASPSRFRVFTGVAATFFITCMIGLCFRSGSLEATVRMLQSLFSFQDNWSLISWRSWLILCACAFAVWGWPATQIFFRKYWTALDLRPAGNRPSQTDHPWAQFELSGKWAIVMGILFACSLLFLDQSQRFIYEQF; this is encoded by the coding sequence ATGAATTTTGCATCCTGGTCGTTTGTGGGTTTATTCCTGCCTGCGGTGCTGCTTGCAGTTTACAGCGTGCGCGGCAGCAGGACCCGGCAGTGGGTGCTGATCGTTTCTTCGATCGCTTTTTATGGACTGTCAGGGTTTGAGAATCTAATCGTCTTGATCTTCTCCCTGCTGGCAAACTATGCCATCGGCGCTTCACTCGTTAACGACGCAGAAACACGCAGACTACCCCGCAAGCTGCTATTGTGGGGGACAATCGCAGCAAACATTGCGTGCTTGCTCGCGTTTAAGTGGATGGCTGTTGTAACGGCAGTCGGCACAGGATTCCGAACCGCTTCCGATATCCTGGTGCCCCTGGCGTTAGCTTTTGTCACGTTACAGCAGATCGGCTTTATCGTCGCTTGTGAACAGGGCCGCATCAGGCAGGTTAAATTCGCCGACTATGCTTTCTTTCTATTCTTTTTCCCCCAGCTCATCATGGGGCCGATTGTCCGCTTTCGCGATATTCAAAGACAGCTTTGCGAAGGCAGCCTTGCTCAGCTAACTACAGAAAATCTTGCCATTGGCCTGAGCATCTTCTGCTTTGGGCTTGCCAAGAAAACACTGCTTGCTGATCATTTATTGATTCCCGTAGAAAGAATCTTCGCGGCGGCCGAGTGGGTTCATGTTCCGGCGATCGACGCCTGGTTTGCTGTTGTTGGTTTTCAACTTCAGCTGTTTCTCGATTTCTCCGCCTACGCCGATATGGCGATTGGTTTAGCAAGAATTTTTGGGATCGATCTGCCTCTCAATTTCGACAGGCCGTTCGAGGCCCGAGATCGATTCGATCTGTGGCGGCGCTGGCATATTTCTTATGTTTCTTTTATTCGAACCCATGTCTTTCTTCCGCTTGTACTTCGCGCCCGGGCGCCCGTTGTTGTTGCCTTGGCGCTGACGGGACTAATATCGGGAGTCTGGCACGGGCTGGGATGGACTTTTCTGCTCTGGGGACTGCTGCAGGCTATCATCTTGCTGGTGGTGCACTATCGGCGAAAGCTGTTTGGGTACAATGCGTCCCCCTCTCGTTTCCGCGTGTTTACAGGGGTGGCGGCGACTTTTTTCATTACCTGCATGATCGGGCTCTGCTTTCGCTCGGGGTCGCTGGAAGCAACTGTCCGAATGCTTCAATCGTTATTCTCTTTTCAGGATAACTGGAGCCTTATCAGTTGGAGAAGCTGGTTGATCCTCTGCGCCTGCGCGTTCGCAGTCTGGGGCTGGCCAGCTACGCAGATCTTCTTCAGAAAATACTGGACCGCGCTAGACCTGCGTCCTGCAGGAAATCGCCCGTCGCAGACAGATCACCCCTGGGCGCAATTCGAACTGTCGGGCAAATGGGCGATCGTAATGGGAATCCTTTTCGCTTGCTCGCTCCTTTTTCTCGATCAATCCCAGCGGTTTATCTATGAGCAATTCTAA
- a CDS encoding Dam family site-specific DNA-(adenine-N6)-methyltransferase translates to MMGPFALDTVHHGDCLAALQQLPDRSVDLAIADPPYNLSKGGQWKWDPAAALPGFGGAWSKVMESWDNMPLVDYFRFTLAWLGELKRVVRPTGSLWIHGAYHNIGLINFALQLLEVEIINEVAWFKRNSFPNLSGRRLTASHETILWAHTGGAGNRQYYFDYLQSKAMACPEDGLKQAGKQLRTVWDIPNNKRREELQAGKHPTQKPERLIERMLAISAKPGDLLLSPFAGAGTDCVAAQRFGLHFLGFDTDAAYVDLCRRRLAASADRLADLPAKKTGETNGVARPPASSTSSPAGPFRARQAKSIPSLIKWTGGKRSQASRIAALLPPFGRYFEPFLGGGALLYLTATPGAVAGDAYPPLIDLWKLLRDEPQKVVAAYRRDWKKLTAELDRLGPQAAAKGERLPAHYYAVRDRFNRRPNPLDLNLLLRTCVNGIVRFNDQGEFNNSFHLSRRGMEPDRFAKVVEAWRPLLGQVDFVCQDYADTVAAAGAGDLVYFDPPYAGNRQRYTADLDLDRFFGVLADLNQRGVHWALSFDGSRGDKDLTHAVPPELYRQQLRLDTGASAVNKVLNGPLERVEESLYLNFEAQG, encoded by the coding sequence ATGATGGGCCCGTTCGCCCTGGACACGGTGCACCATGGCGACTGCCTGGCGGCGCTGCAACAACTGCCGGACCGGTCGGTCGATCTGGCGATTGCCGATCCGCCATACAATCTGAGCAAAGGCGGCCAGTGGAAATGGGACCCGGCCGCGGCGCTACCGGGCTTTGGCGGCGCCTGGTCGAAGGTGATGGAATCCTGGGATAACATGCCGCTGGTCGATTACTTCCGGTTCACGCTCGCCTGGCTGGGAGAGCTGAAACGGGTCGTTCGGCCGACCGGCTCCCTGTGGATCCATGGCGCCTATCATAATATCGGGCTGATCAACTTTGCATTGCAGTTGCTGGAAGTGGAGATCATCAACGAGGTCGCCTGGTTCAAGCGGAACAGCTTTCCCAACCTGTCGGGACGTCGCCTGACCGCCAGCCACGAGACGATCCTCTGGGCGCACACGGGCGGGGCCGGCAATCGGCAGTATTACTTCGACTACCTGCAGTCCAAGGCGATGGCATGCCCCGAAGACGGTCTGAAACAGGCAGGCAAGCAGCTGCGGACTGTGTGGGATATCCCCAACAACAAACGCCGGGAAGAGCTCCAGGCCGGCAAGCACCCCACGCAGAAGCCGGAACGGCTGATCGAACGGATGCTGGCGATCTCCGCCAAACCGGGCGATCTGCTGCTCTCCCCGTTCGCCGGGGCCGGCACCGACTGCGTTGCGGCCCAGCGTTTTGGCCTGCACTTCCTGGGCTTCGATACGGACGCCGCCTATGTTGATCTGTGCCGCCGCCGCCTGGCCGCCAGTGCGGATCGTCTGGCCGATCTTCCCGCCAAGAAGACAGGCGAGACGAACGGCGTCGCACGTCCGCCGGCGTCCTCCACTTCCTCGCCGGCCGGGCCGTTCCGGGCGCGCCAGGCGAAGTCGATTCCTTCGCTCATCAAATGGACCGGCGGCAAACGCTCCCAGGCCAGCCGGATCGCCGCGTTACTCCCGCCGTTTGGCCGCTACTTTGAACCGTTCCTGGGCGGCGGCGCCCTGCTGTATCTGACGGCGACCCCTGGCGCGGTCGCAGGCGACGCCTATCCGCCGCTGATTGACTTATGGAAGCTGCTCCGCGACGAACCTCAAAAAGTGGTGGCCGCGTATCGTCGCGACTGGAAGAAACTCACGGCCGAGCTGGATCGCCTGGGACCGCAGGCTGCGGCGAAGGGCGAGCGTTTGCCGGCCCATTATTATGCGGTGCGGGATCGCTTCAACCGTCGGCCCAATCCGCTCGACCTGAACCTGCTGTTACGAACGTGCGTGAACGGCATTGTTCGTTTCAACGACCAGGGCGAGTTCAACAACAGCTTCCATTTAAGTCGCCGCGGGATGGAGCCAGACCGCTTTGCCAAGGTGGTCGAAGCCTGGCGGCCGTTGCTGGGGCAGGTCGATTTTGTCTGCCAGGATTATGCCGATACGGTCGCCGCCGCCGGCGCAGGCGATCTGGTTTACTTCGACCCGCCGTACGCCGGGAACCGGCAGCGTTACACGGCCGACCTGGACCTGGACCGCTTCTTCGGCGTGCTGGCCGACCTGAACCAGCGCGGCGTGCACTGGGCCCTGTCGTTCGACGGCAGTCGCGGCGACAAGGATCTCACGCACGCCGTCCCGCCCGAACTATATCGCCAGCAACTGCGTCTGGACACAGGCGCCTCCGCCGTCAACAAAGTGCTGAACGGCCCGCTGGAACGGGTCGAAGAATCCTTGTACTTGAACTTTGAGGCGCAGGGGTAG
- a CDS encoding alpha/beta hydrolase encodes MTKRFPSALRRILLAGGLALLPSLAAAQTGPFDVLPETLDGGPKQQMVRRYLKTQTDAAFAKRKAEYEAVKTPEQALLRQQRLRALMIEHLGGFPERTPLNAFALGKLEGDGYRVEKLIYESQPRHYVTAVLFLPRGEGPFPAVVIPSGHSATAKAAEYNQRAAILLARNGIAALNYDPIGQGERSQLLDENGKPRFSSVGEHTTVGAGSIPLGRNTATFRIWDGMRSIDYLQSRPDIDGKRIGVTGCSGGGTLSSYLMALDERVVCAAPSCYLTSLERLLATIGPQDAEQNIHGQIGFGLDHADYVMLHAPQPTLMMVSTHDFFDIHGAWDNFRESKRFYTRLGYPERVSLLETDAKHGLPLLQREGMLRWMQRWLLDIDKPTIETEFDVFTTADLQCTPTGQTLLLDGARSVVDLNVEYNEQLARKRAERWKKEPADVLLAEVRTRASVAKLDAIGKEAKVLDTQQRTGATLEKIQLQPEPGILLPGLLWTPEKPTGPPVLYVHGDGKAAAAGPDQAIARLVAAGHPVLAIDLRGLGETGGSPDERWGDDWKDIFTSYLLGPSLVGMRATDVLCAARFLAERNADSPAPVRLIAVGRACVPALHAAALEPQLFTAAEFQQTLPNWSAFVANPAAPGQLVNVVHGALHLYDLPDLVSFLQEQKKMKVVWDPIELKD; translated from the coding sequence ATGACGAAACGCTTCCCTTCGGCCCTGCGACGCATCCTGCTGGCCGGTGGCCTGGCGCTGCTGCCGTCGCTGGCCGCCGCCCAGACCGGTCCTTTCGACGTTCTGCCCGAAACGCTCGACGGCGGACCCAAACAGCAGATGGTCCGGCGGTATCTCAAAACGCAGACCGACGCCGCCTTTGCCAAACGGAAAGCCGAATACGAAGCAGTCAAAACGCCCGAGCAGGCGCTCCTGCGACAACAGCGGCTGCGGGCCCTCATGATCGAGCACCTGGGCGGCTTTCCCGAACGGACGCCCCTCAACGCCTTTGCCCTGGGGAAGCTCGAAGGGGACGGCTATCGGGTGGAGAAGCTGATCTATGAAAGCCAGCCCCGCCATTACGTGACGGCCGTGCTGTTCCTCCCCCGCGGCGAAGGACCGTTTCCCGCGGTCGTGATCCCCAGCGGCCACAGCGCCACGGCCAAAGCGGCCGAGTACAACCAGCGGGCCGCGATCCTGCTGGCCCGCAACGGCATCGCCGCCCTCAACTACGATCCAATCGGCCAGGGCGAACGCTCGCAACTGCTGGACGAAAACGGCAAGCCCCGGTTCAGCTCCGTCGGCGAACATACGACCGTCGGCGCCGGCTCCATCCCGCTGGGCCGCAACACGGCGACGTTCCGTATCTGGGACGGCATGCGGTCGATCGATTATCTGCAGTCCCGCCCCGATATCGATGGCAAGCGGATCGGCGTGACCGGCTGCAGCGGCGGCGGCACGCTCAGCAGCTATCTCATGGCGCTCGACGAACGGGTCGTCTGCGCCGCGCCCAGTTGCTATCTCACCAGCCTGGAAAGACTGCTCGCCACGATCGGCCCGCAGGACGCCGAGCAGAACATCCACGGCCAGATCGGTTTCGGCCTGGACCATGCCGACTACGTCATGCTGCACGCCCCGCAACCGACGCTGATGATGGTCTCGACGCACGATTTCTTCGACATCCACGGCGCCTGGGACAACTTCCGCGAATCGAAGCGATTCTACACGCGGCTCGGCTATCCCGAACGGGTCTCGCTGCTGGAAACCGACGCCAAACACGGCCTGCCCCTGCTCCAGCGTGAAGGCATGCTCCGCTGGATGCAGCGCTGGCTGCTGGACATCGACAAGCCGACGATCGAAACAGAATTCGACGTGTTCACAACGGCCGACCTGCAGTGCACCCCGACCGGGCAAACCCTGCTGCTCGACGGCGCCCGTTCTGTCGTCGACCTGAATGTGGAATACAACGAACAACTTGCCCGCAAGCGCGCCGAGCGCTGGAAGAAAGAACCGGCGGACGTCCTGCTGGCCGAGGTCCGCACGCGGGCCAGCGTCGCCAAACTCGATGCGATCGGCAAGGAAGCCAAAGTCCTCGACACGCAGCAACGGACTGGCGCGACGCTGGAGAAGATCCAGCTGCAGCCAGAGCCCGGCATTCTGCTCCCCGGCCTGTTATGGACGCCCGAGAAGCCGACCGGCCCGCCCGTGCTGTACGTGCATGGCGACGGCAAAGCGGCCGCCGCCGGACCGGACCAGGCGATTGCCAGACTGGTCGCCGCCGGGCATCCCGTGCTGGCGATCGATCTCCGCGGTCTGGGCGAAACGGGCGGCTCCCCCGACGAGCGCTGGGGCGACGACTGGAAAGACATTTTCACCAGCTATCTGCTCGGCCCGTCACTCGTCGGCATGCGAGCGACCGACGTCCTGTGCGCCGCCCGCTTTCTGGCCGAGCGTAACGCCGACTCCCCGGCGCCGGTCCGTCTGATCGCCGTCGGCCGCGCCTGCGTCCCGGCCCTGCACGCCGCCGCGCTGGAACCGCAGCTGTTCACCGCCGCCGAGTTCCAGCAAACGCTGCCCAACTGGTCGGCCTTCGTCGCCAACCCCGCCGCCCCCGGCCAACTCGTCAACGTCGTACATGGCGCGTTGCATCTGTACGACCTGCCCGACCTGGTTAGCTTTCTTCAGGAGCAGAAGAAAATGAAGGTCGTCTGGGATCCGATTGAGCTGAAGGATTAG